GCTACCGACCTCGCGCGCTTGCAGTGCTGCTCACGGCGCTGCTCGGCCTCAGCAGCTTGCGCTCGGCGAGCGCTCAAGTCTCCACCGATCCGCTGTGGCCCGGTCGTCAAGCGCCGACGTACAGCAGTTCGCCGCAGCCTACGCTGGAGCGTTTGCCTCCTGTGGAAGAGGAGCCTCTCGGGGCGGGCGAAGCGCCGCGCCATGATCCGGCCAATGCTCCTGCCGATAGCTGGGGAGAGCCTTCGCTAATCGAGCCCGATGCGAGCGAGGCGTGGCTCACCACCGAGCCCCCCGAGACGATTTATCTCGAGGATGAAGCGGTTCCTGCGCGCAGCCGACCGATGGGTGCCGGAGGTGGAATGGGTGGCATGGGGGGCGGGAGCCGCAGTCCCCTAAGCGCGTCGGCTTTTTGGATTCCGACGAGCAACCTGCGCGACGCGCCAGGCGATTTTTCGGTGCATGGCGAGAACCTGCAAGTGATGGTCCCCGTGGCGATTGGCGCAGGACGTTTCACCTCCCTTTCAGCGCGCGTTGGCGCCAGCAGCTATAACACCACGGCCGAGCTTCCGGGATCGCCCGGCACGCTTTTTCCCGAGCAATTGTGGGATATCAACGTCGGTCTGATGCATGTGCGCGAGCTCGAGAATGGCTGGTCGCTCGGCGGCATGCTGAACCTCGGTTCGGCGAGTGACAAGCCGTTTCATAGCATCGACGAGATGAACCTTAGCATGCTCGCGTTCCTGAAAGTGCCAGCCGGTGAGCGCGACGCATGGAACTTCGCGCTGATGTATGCCCCGCTCGGTCAGCTCGCCTTTCCGATCCCCGGCATCAGCTACAGCTGGAACCCAAGCGACCAGTTTTCGATGAACATCGGGCTCCCGTTTTCGCTCCGCTATCAGCCGAGCGAAGTGTGGAGCTACGAGCTGAGCTACTTGCCGGTCACGAATGTCACCGCCACGGTGCGGGCGCAAATCGGGCCGCGGTGGAGCCTCTACGGCACGTTTCAAACGCATAGCCAGGGGTATCAGATTGCCAACCGCGCGGACGATGAAGATCGGCTGTACGAATTCGATCAGCGGCTGCTCGTCGGGAGCCGGATGAACCTCGGCGAGAGCTGGGCGCTCGATTTCTCCGGAGGCTATTTGATGAACCGAAGCTATTACTACGGCGATTCGTTTTTCGACGACGATGTGGGGTTTGACGTCGAGAATGGTGCCCTCGTGCAGCTGCGGCTCGAATGGATCCCCCGTTTTGCGCAGCGCTCGTAGCTCGGTAGGTCACCTCGATGGGTGCCACTGCTGGCTTGGCCAGCAGTTCGAACTGGGGCAGCCCCGGTAGCCAAGCTACAAGACTACGAGGCTTGGCCGGTAGAACCGGCCCTACGATGTGGGCCAGTGGCAGCCCAGCGCAGCCCTCTTTTTCCGTATTTTTTGCTCGACGCTTGGCGGGTCATGTGATGTAATCGGGAAGCCTGGCGGCGCCTGAGCCTGCAGCTGCTTGGCCCGCGCTGCTGCCCCCCTTCCACCATCCTCTCCGGGAGTCTGATCGATGTCACGCCTATCGCGCCGCACGGTGCTCAAAGTTGCTGCTGCCAGCAGCGTGTTTCCGCTCTTTACGATCTCGGGGACCAAAGCGTCGGCCCGAGTGATCGGTGCCAACGATACGATTCGTGTCGCCATCGCTGGTATCAATGGCCGTGGAACCGCGCACATCGATGGCTTTGCCGGCGCGAAGAATGTCGAAGTCGCTTACCTGGTCGATCCCGACACGCGGATCTATGCCAACCGCACCAAGCTGGTGGAAGCCAAAGGTGGCAACACGCCCAAATGCATTCAAGACGTTCGCCAAGCGCTCGACGACAAAACGATCGACGCCATTTCGATCGCCACTCCCAATCACTGGCACTCGCTGATGACGATTTGGGGCTGTCAGGCCGGCAAGGATGTGTACGTCGAAAAGCCGATCAGTCACAACGTGTTTGAAGGTCGTCAGTGCGTGAAAGCAGCCGAGAAATATGGCCGCATCGTGCAGCACGGCACGCAGAATCGCAGCAGCCAAGGGAAGGCCAACGAAATCGCCGCTGTCCATTCGGGCAAGTATGGCGAACTGCTCGTTTCCAAGGGTTATTGCTGCAAACCGCGCTGGAGCATCGGAACGAAAGGGCCGGGAACTCCGCCTGAAAATTTCGACTACAACCTGTGGCTTGGCCCTGCTGCCGAGATGCCGTATCACGGCAATTTGGTGCACTACAACTGGCACTGGTTCTGGGCGACTGGCAACGGCGATATCGGCAACCAAGGGGTGCACGAAATGGATATCGCGCGCTGGGCCATTAAAGATGCGACGCTCCCCACCAGCGTGATGAGCATGGGAATTCGCGCGCTCCCCGATGGGGAAAAAGATCAAGGCGAAACACCCAACATGCAGCTCTCGGTGATGGAGTTCGGCAAGGTGCTGCTGGTGTTTGAAGTGCGTGGTTTGGTCGGCAAGAACAAAGACTATCCGCAGCAAGTTGCCAACGAATATTACACCACCGAAGGTGTGATCAAGGGTGGCAAGTTCTATCCCAAGGATGGTAGCGAGCCGCAAGAGCTCAAAAGTGACTACTCGATTAAAGTTGCCCCGGGTGGTCCTTTCGGCAGCTTCCTCAATGCGATGCGGACCCGCAATCCGGCCGAAGTGAACTGCAACGCCGAAGTGGCGCACTACTCGTCGGCGCTCTGCCATTTGTCGAACGTGTCGCAGCGTCTCGGGACTCTCGAGTCGATCGACAAGGCCCGCGCTGCCGTGGCGAACATCGACTCGGCCAAGGAAGCACTCGCCAAGCTCGAAGCCAACGGTGCTGCTGTCGGCGCGAAGCTCGAGCAGCTGAGCGTCGGCCCCAAGCTGACGTTCGACCCGGCGAGCGAAAAGTTCGTCGATGCTCCCGAAGCCGACAAGCTCCTCACGCGCAACTACCGCGAAGGGTTCGTCGTCCCCACCGAGGTTTAATAGCTGCTTGGGTTTGAATGGGCGTAGGGCCGGTTCCACCGGCCGCGAATCGATCGCTGCGGTGGAACATCGCTAGATCCTGTGTTGAGCTTTGGCGCAACACAGGCACCCAGCGCGGCCAAAATCGGCTATGCTTGGGAGAGGAAAACGTAGCGAATCGCCTCGCGCGGCATTGGTGTCTCGCGCGCAGGGAGTCGCGACCGCGAAAATTCAGCCAGGCGTGCCGTATGTCGTTCGAAGATCGTTTGAAACAGGCCATCGAGCGTGGCCAGCAGCTCGGCGTCGACCGCCTCAAAGTCGAACAAGCACGCACCTGGAGCGAAGAAGATTGCCGCCGCCGGCATTCGCAGCTGCGGCTGTCGCTCTCGGAGTACATCGAAACCTGCGTCAAACGCTTGCCCGATTATTTCCCCGGATTTCGCTACGAAACGATGTACGGCGAACTCGGCTGGGGTGGCGCTTGTGCCCGCGAAGATCTGCGGCTGTCGAGCGGCTCGCGATCGAACGAGTACAGCCGACTCGAGCTCACGATTCGCCCCTACTCGAATAAT
This window of the Pirellula staleyi DSM 6068 genome carries:
- a CDS encoding DUF6268 family outer membrane beta-barrel protein; the encoded protein is MNIIFVWLWSFGQLPLPCFQQPRWCYRPRALAVLLTALLGLSSLRSASAQVSTDPLWPGRQAPTYSSSPQPTLERLPPVEEEPLGAGEAPRHDPANAPADSWGEPSLIEPDASEAWLTTEPPETIYLEDEAVPARSRPMGAGGGMGGMGGGSRSPLSASAFWIPTSNLRDAPGDFSVHGENLQVMVPVAIGAGRFTSLSARVGASSYNTTAELPGSPGTLFPEQLWDINVGLMHVRELENGWSLGGMLNLGSASDKPFHSIDEMNLSMLAFLKVPAGERDAWNFALMYAPLGQLAFPIPGISYSWNPSDQFSMNIGLPFSLRYQPSEVWSYELSYLPVTNVTATVRAQIGPRWSLYGTFQTHSQGYQIANRADDEDRLYEFDQRLLVGSRMNLGESWALDFSGGYLMNRSYYYGDSFFDDDVGFDVENGALVQLRLEWIPRFAQRS
- a CDS encoding Gfo/Idh/MocA family oxidoreductase; translation: MSRLSRRTVLKVAAASSVFPLFTISGTKASARVIGANDTIRVAIAGINGRGTAHIDGFAGAKNVEVAYLVDPDTRIYANRTKLVEAKGGNTPKCIQDVRQALDDKTIDAISIATPNHWHSLMTIWGCQAGKDVYVEKPISHNVFEGRQCVKAAEKYGRIVQHGTQNRSSQGKANEIAAVHSGKYGELLVSKGYCCKPRWSIGTKGPGTPPENFDYNLWLGPAAEMPYHGNLVHYNWHWFWATGNGDIGNQGVHEMDIARWAIKDATLPTSVMSMGIRALPDGEKDQGETPNMQLSVMEFGKVLLVFEVRGLVGKNKDYPQQVANEYYTTEGVIKGGKFYPKDGSEPQELKSDYSIKVAPGGPFGSFLNAMRTRNPAEVNCNAEVAHYSSALCHLSNVSQRLGTLESIDKARAAVANIDSAKEALAKLEANGAAVGAKLEQLSVGPKLTFDPASEKFVDAPEADKLLTRNYREGFVVPTEV